A stretch of DNA from Thiomicrospira sp. XS5:
TGCACAGCCAAAACACCCTGCGTGAGCATTTGAACATTGATCGCTGGGCCGCAGTTATCGGCGGTTCGATGGGCGGCATGCAGGTCATGCAGTGGGCCATGGATTATCCCGATAAAATCCGCCACGCCGTCGTGATTGCTTCGGCCCCAAAACTTTCCGCGCAAAACATCGCCTTTAATGAAGTGGCGCGCCGCGCCATCATGACCGACCCGGATTTTCACAACGGGCGTTTCATTGAAATGAACACCACCCCGAAACGCGGCTTGGCGTTGGCTCGCATGCTGGGCCACCTCACCTATTTGTCGGACGATATGATGGGCTCGAAATTCGGGCGCGAGTTACGGGAAGGCAAACTCAAGTACAATTTCGATGTCGAATTCCAGGTGGAAAGTTACTTGCGTTACCAAGGCGAAAAATTTGCCACCAAACAAAACTTCGACGCCAACACCTATCTGCTGATGACCAAGGCCCTGGATTATTTCGATCCGGCGTCGGAATACGACGACAACCTCACCGAAGCCCTGGCCAGTGCCACGGCGAAATTCCTGGTGGTCTCCTTCACCACCGACTGGCGTTTTTCGC
This window harbors:
- a CDS encoding homoserine O-acetyltransferase; the encoded protein is MTDPIGLVAPQTLHVSTPLKMVSGSVLPEYDLVYETYGTLNDDASNAVLICHALSGNHHVAGQYEGEKARGWWDGYIGPGKPIDTNQFFVVCSNNLGGCHGSTGPASINPETGKVYGPDFPIVTCKDWVHSQNTLREHLNIDRWAAVIGGSMGGMQVMQWAMDYPDKIRHAVVIASAPKLSAQNIAFNEVARRAIMTDPDFHNGRFIEMNTTPKRGLALARMLGHLTYLSDDMMGSKFGRELREGKLKYNFDVEFQVESYLRYQGEKFATKQNFDANTYLLMTKALDYFDPASEYDDNLTEALASATAKFLVVSFTTDWRFSPERSHEIVKALLDNDADVCYAEVSSQHGHDAFLLPNDHYEGVFRTYMKRVLSDIQETSNSEERA